A window of the Loxodonta africana isolate mLoxAfr1 chromosome 3, mLoxAfr1.hap2, whole genome shotgun sequence genome harbors these coding sequences:
- the CAPS gene encoding calcyphosin, translating into MDAADATIEKLRAQCLARGASGIQGLARFFRRLDRDRSRSLDAAELRRGLGDLGLALGEAEAQAVCRRWDRDGSGTLDLEEFLRALRPPMSQAREAVIAAAFAKLDRSGDGVVTVDDLRGVYSGRAHPKVRSGEWTEEEVLRRFLDGFDSSDKDGQVTLAEFQDYYSGVSASVDTDEEFVAMVTSAWRL; encoded by the exons ATGGACGCAGCGGACGCCACCATCGAGAAGCTCCGGGCGCAGTGTCTGGCCCGCGGGGCCTCGGGGATTCAGGGCCTGGCCAG GTTCTTCCGCCGCCTCGACCGGGACAGGAGCCGATCGCTGGATGCGGCGGAGCTCCGGCGGGGCCTGGGCGACCTGGGGCTGGCGCTGGGCGAGGCCGAGGCGCAGGCCGTGTGCCGGCGCTGGGACCGCGACGGCAGCGGGACGCTGGACCTGGAGGAGTTCCTGCGGGCGTTGCGG CCCCCCATGTCCCAGGCCAGGGAGGCGGTCATTGCAGCCGCTTTCGCCAAACTGGACCGCAGCGGGGATGGCGTGGTGACGGTCGACGACCTCCGCGGGGTGTATAGCGGCCGCGCCCACCCGAAGGTCCGGAGCGGGGAGTGGACGGAGGAGGAGGTGCTTCGCCGCTTCCTGGACGGTTTCGACTCCTCTGACAAAGACGGGCAG GTCACGCTGGCAGAGTTCCAGGACTACTACAGCGGCGTGAGCGCCTCGGTGGACACGGACGAGGAGTTTGTGGCCATGGTGACCAGCGCCTGGCGGCTGTGA